Within the Setaria viridis chromosome 3, Setaria_viridis_v4.0, whole genome shotgun sequence genome, the region AACTGATTGTTTGGGCTTATACAGTGAGAACTCCTTATTGAATACTGCCCATAGCAAGCTGCAACCTTTTGTTATTTCTCACCATTAACTGGAGCAGTGCCCTTATCTTGATATTTAGTCAGCCAATTAGCCATTGTTTGACTTCTCTATTCTCTACACAGAATAATTACAGGACCTTATGATACTTTAAATCGCTGGAGCATCATTGATCTAATCTAACCATCTATTTCTAAGGGTACTTTTGTTATTACCTTGTCAATTTCTCAAAAATGTCCTTGTTGAGGAGCATTAATATATCCAATTAACAGTGCATCCCCATGCTGAGCAGTCTCCTATGCCGTCAATCCAGTCCTTCTCTTGAGTCTGCCTTTCTATCCACTGGATTATATAAATGCCGGTCATTGTGGATGTTCCTCTTTTGCTGATCTTTACTCAAAGATTCCTCTTCCTTTGTTGCCGCTGGCTGTGCACGGTGCATAGAATAGCAACATTGCCTCTCCACTTTAAGACCCTGCTTCTTTCTGCTTGATGGGTTCATATACCCTTTTGGCATCTTATTAATTATGAAGACCATTATTAATAATGTTGTGTTTCCTCATAGTTGTATAAAATAATACATGTTGTATAGTTGTGTTTCCTCATAGTCAATGTTAAAAGGAATATGTTTCTATTATTGATTTCtcttatttttctatttgatgtGTTACAAAACACTAGATAATGGGATCTTGGGAGGAGCAAGTTAGGCAGTTCTTGTTGGAGGAgcaggaagaggatgatgagctaCTTTTTGTACTTGTTCCTACCATAATTATGTACctacaagaagagaaaatgCATGTGCACACATCTTCTCTTCCTCGTGCCAAAAAGGTGAAGGAAATCCTTGAAGGCCACCCGAGTTGGTGTAAAGTTGAGTTTCGAATGGAGCCTGAAATATTTAAAGCCACAACAGATTTTCTTAGAAGATAGAATTTTCTCCGTGACACACGAGGTGTTGCTGTTGAGGAGCAGCTTGGGATGTTCATGTTTATGCTCTCACACAATGCTAGCAACCAAAGGCTACAGAAAGCTTTTCAACACAGCGGCGAGACAATCCATAGGAAAATAACAGAAGTTTTCAAAATAATTCCTGCCTTAACTCATCGATTTGTGAGACTTCCAAGTCTTTCCAAACTCATATCAAAATCGTGATAGATCCTCATTTTATGCCCTTCGTTTAGGTGCCGATCTTTTCTTTCCAAGTGCACAATCCTTTCCCcaatcttttctttccttgcatGCCAAGTCCTTATTTTTTACCTTCCGTGCAGAATTGTATTGGTGCAATCGATGGCACTCATATACCAATCACCATCGCAGAAGACAAGGCCCCTCCCTATAGAAATCGTAAAGGAACCCTATCACATAATGTTATGTTAGCCTGCAACTTTGACCTTAACTTCACATTCATTTCATGTGGATGGGAAGGGTCAGCATCAGATGCAGGAGTCTTTAGATCTGCTGTTAGCAAAGGATTTATTGTGCCAGAGGGGAAATTCTATCTTGTAGATGGTGGGTACGCAAATACATCATCCTTTATTGCCCTATATCGAGGAGTTCGGTACCATCTCAGTGAGTTTAGAAGGCGTCGTTCGTCTCAAAGTGGTTATGCAAACTACAAAGAACTATTTAACCATCACCATGCATTGCTTCGTAACCATATAGAGAGGGCCATTGGTGTTCTAAAGAAGAGGTTCCCGATTCTGAAAGTAGGCACTTTCCATCCTATAGAGAATCAATTCAAGATTGCAGCTGCAGCAGTTGCATTTCACAATATAATTAGAGGGCAAAATGGTCAAGAGGGGTGGCTAGATGACCAACCAGAGTATATCTCAACAGATCAATATTTTGATGTGCCGGAGGGGGACAACAACTATCAAGGTGAGGTGGAGTCAAATGATGGCAGTACTCTAAGAGATCAGATTGCACACCAAATATGGGCTAGTTTGATTCCTCTAGTTTGTTTATATTTTGCTTATGTAATTTTTGGAACTTTCTACTGCAAATATTATCATAATAAGTACCTTTTTAATGCAATTGTTATCTTTGTacttgaatttcttttttttgaggCACCTTGATCTTGCTTATGTTTCTTTGTACTTCATCTTAACATGTTTTGAGAAATGCAGCCATAGTAGGAGAAGCTGATAGGACTGCTTGAAACTCCGCTTATGAGAAAGGTCTTGTTGAAATATTACTTGACTACAAAGATAACGCCCAAATATAAAGGTCAAAATGGTTGGGTATCGGAGGGCTGGAGGATTATCACTAGCAAGTTCAATGAGAAGTTTCCCGTAGCTCATTTCTCAAAGAAGCAAGTGcaggagaaagagaaggagcTCAAAGCTAATTACAAGGCACTAAGAGATGCTAAAAGAGACAACGGTAACGGTTGGAATGAATCTTTGTGTATGATACTAACGGAACCACAAGTATGGGAGAAGCTaatgttgggatacaaggtaggctacactagcgcaaatcaaaaatttctactgcgtaaactaggaaaactgccgtataaggatcacgggattaccactcgatgcactactggtgcggaagatgtagattcgcgtcgatgcagcgaagtcgatcaacgtagtcgtacgtagtcgatcacgtcgacgtccagcagctcctcagcagctcgtccacatgcagcaagatcgccctcatgccgcggctcgtcatcggctcgtcgtggctcgtcggctgctcgtcgtggctcgtcggcggctcgtccaagtgctgcaggcgcaacacctccaaggtatccacacatgcagggaggaagcgtcgcaagccggactgctagatctgtgAGTTGCAATAGGCAAGGGCGTGAGGggggcgcggcagatgtgtttcgccaaaggtgtaaaccctagggcgcccccaccccctctatttatagaggttcctaacgggtcTCTTGGTCCGAGGCCCaatagtacttctaaacctactccaactcggatcacatccgaattgggcttccagccccttaagtgtgtgaccctatgggttcggatacatatagacatggcccgagtactcctactcggcccaatagtcggtagcggcctctagcaagacgtgccaactcctatatgcacacgaagatcatatcagatgaaccatcacaacattatatacatgctattccctttgcctcacgatatttggtctagcttcaagccgaccgctctttctcgatcctgtgattcagaatccctttgtaggttaactcttaaccgtacgtagcatggccatgcattttcagatccgatcactcaaggggcccagagatatcactctcaatcagagaggggaaaatcccatcttgattgaccatgtctcatagcatgcttcttgacaaacccgaaagctatctttataactaccctgttacggcatagcgtttgatagcccctaagtaggtcgatccacatcttaaatacatgcgacaatctcaggtctaaggacaaagtgtatatgttgtttaaagagagaactacttttcgtgttgggtcagtcctagcacatgtctccacatgtgcccacattattagttcaacatctccatgtccatgacttgtgaaacatagtcatcaactaatacatgtgctagtctaatattcatgtgtgtcctcacatgaactccgactagggacaactttagaataaccatacaagtaaaagagtttcacacacaatttgataaaattgcaaatcaattcaagtagcctttaatggatattcaaggaacacaatataaatcatggatacaaatggaatatcatcatctctatgattgcctctagggcatacctccaacagtctcccacttgcactagagtcaatctagaaggtacctaatacccatagctcttacatgcgcatcatgcttagcctgcgggagtggttttgtcaacggatcagaaatgttcagatccgtgtgtattttgcatatcttgatctcaccccggttaacgaagtctcgaatgagatgaaatcgccgcattacgtgtttgttcttctggtggttccttggctcctttgcttgcgcaattgccccattgttatcacaatagagattcaatgggctggacacatttgggaacacaccaagctcaatgaggaaattccttatccaaacaccctccttcgcggcttccgaagccacgatgtactcggcttctgtcatagaatcgtccaccgtctcctgcttggaactcttccaactaacagcaccaccatttagcgtgaacacaaatcctgattgtgactttgaatcatctctgtcggtttggaaactagcatcggtgtaacctattacaacgagctcctcctcacctccatagacgaggaacatatctttagtccttctcaagtacttaagaatgtttttcaccgctgtccagtgactctcacctggatcagattggtgtctgcttgtcatacttagcgcatatgaaacatctgggcgagtacttatcattgcatacatgatagatccaatagccgaggcatatggcactctactcatgcgattccgctcatcagcagtcgaaggacactgagtcttgctgagatgtatgccatgtgacataggcaagaatcCTAGGATtcttgcctcttccatgctgaaccgcttcaacactttgtcaatgtaagtatcttggcttaatcctataagccttctcgatctatctctatagatcttaatgcccagaatatatgccgcttctcctaagtccttcatcgaaaaactatttttcagtgaagtctttacagactcaagcataggaatgttatttccaatctgcaatatgtcatccacatataagattagaaatactacagagctcccactaaccttcttgtaaacacaagactcttcttcgttcttggtgaagtcaaaccctttgaccacttcatcaaaacgaatgttccaactcctagatgcttgcttcaatccataaatggatctttgaagcttgcatacctttccagcatttttcagatcgacaaaaccctcaggctgtatcatatacacgtcctcagctaggtttccatacaggaaagctgtcttgacatccatctgccatatctcataatcgaaatatgcagctatagctagaataatccgaatggacttaagcatcactacgggcgagaaggtctcgtcgtagtcaactccttgaacttgtcgaaaaccttttgcgacaagtcgtgctttatagatgcaaacatttccatccatgtcctttttcttcttatagatccacttgcactctatggctttaacaccatcaggcgggtcaaccaagttccaaacttgattgtctcccatggactctatttcggattgcatgacactctgccattttttggagtctgggtccatcattgcttccgcatatgtcgcaggctcatcattgtccaacaataatatttcccgcatttcgcggagccttgccgaccttcgtggttgtggcgatgcttctcttgccatgggtatctcaacttgttctgctacattagcatcactcattgattcttgcccaatcggctcatcttgaacttcttcaagatgcactgtctttccactcttttctcctttgagaaactctttctctaggaaaaccccgttccgagcgacaaacactttgccctctgaccggttgtagaaataatatcccaaagtttcctttggatatcccacaaaaatgcacttatcggacttgggtgtgatcttgtccgactgaagtcgcttgacaaacacttcacatccccaaatctttagaaaagacaaactgggaacttttccagtccacatctcatatggtgtcttaattacggatttagatggtaccctattaattgtgaaagctgctgtttctagagcgtatccccaaaatgataacggtaggtttgactg harbors:
- the LOC140222230 gene encoding uncharacterized protein is translated as MPSPYFLPSVQNCIGAIDGTHIPITIAEDKAPPYRNRKGTLSHNVMLACNFDLNFTFISCGWEGSASDAGVFRSAVSKGFIVPEGKFYLVDGGYANTSSFIALYRGVRYHLSEFRRRRSSQSGYANYKELFNHHHALLRNHIERAIGVLKKRFPILKVGTFHPIENQFKIAAAAVAFHNIIRGQNGQEGWLDDQPEYISTDQYFDVPEGDNNYQGEVESNDGSTLRDQIAHQIWASLIPLVCLYFAYVIFGTFYCKYYHNKYLFNAIVIFVLEFLFFEAP